A genome region from Flavobacterium sp. CFS9 includes the following:
- a CDS encoding helix-turn-helix domain-containing protein, giving the protein MLTSHELLFFFSALGAFNGFLLSLYFAVNAKKKIFANYFLSLLLLVLSIRIIKSVFFYFNPHLSNTFIQIGLSACILIGPFLFLYLRSYSPYSKSVWITHTIPYLVIMAILGSLYSYVEHPQIWRGWIVKAIYFQWLVYIGFSFKYIQPILQKIKEKESLKKLEVWFLSIYFGVALVWIAYTFAAYTSYIVGALSFTFILYLIILLLIYGNSQETTFFQEKERYKNKTIDKETLDLISQKFSVIVEKELFLNSNFTLEEAAKELKVTKHILSQYVNEVLGKSFSNLIKEYRIEKAKELLETEKNYTIESLGYDSGFNSKSTFFTAFKKQTGLTPTEYQKLYSK; this is encoded by the coding sequence ATGTTAACATCACATGAATTGTTATTCTTTTTTAGTGCCTTAGGAGCTTTTAATGGTTTCCTGCTTTCCTTATATTTTGCGGTAAATGCCAAAAAGAAAATTTTTGCAAACTATTTTTTATCCTTGCTATTACTGGTATTAAGCATCAGAATTATAAAATCGGTTTTTTTTTATTTTAATCCGCACTTATCGAATACTTTTATTCAAATCGGGCTTTCGGCCTGCATTCTTATTGGTCCTTTTCTATTTTTATACCTCAGATCTTATAGTCCCTATTCCAAATCAGTCTGGATTACACATACAATACCTTATCTGGTAATCATGGCAATTCTGGGAAGCCTTTATTCTTATGTAGAGCATCCTCAAATCTGGCGCGGGTGGATTGTAAAAGCCATATATTTTCAATGGCTGGTTTATATCGGTTTTTCTTTTAAATACATTCAGCCAATTCTTCAGAAAATAAAAGAGAAGGAGAGCTTAAAAAAGTTAGAAGTATGGTTCCTTAGCATCTATTTTGGAGTTGCATTGGTATGGATTGCCTATACTTTTGCAGCCTACACTTCTTATATCGTTGGAGCATTATCGTTCACCTTCATTTTATACCTGATCATTTTACTTTTAATTTACGGAAATAGTCAGGAAACCACTTTTTTTCAGGAAAAAGAGAGATACAAAAACAAAACTATTGATAAAGAGACATTAGATCTGATTAGTCAAAAATTTTCTGTTATAGTAGAAAAAGAGCTTTTTCTGAATTCCAATTTCACTTTGGAAGAAGCCGCAAAAGAACTAAAAGTAACCAAACATATTTTATCACAATATGTAAATGAAGTGTTGGGCAAATCCTTCAGCAATCTTATTAAAGAATACAGAATCGAGAAAGCAAAAGAGCTATTAGAAACCGAAAAAAACTATACTATCGAAAGTTTGGGTTATGATAGCGGTTTCAATTCAAAATCAACTTTTTTCACCGCCTTCAAAAAACAAACCGGATTGACCCCCACCGAATATCAAAAATTGTACTCCAAATGA
- a CDS encoding nuclear transport factor 2 family protein → MKKVFLFIGLSLLFFKSNAQSQNATDDWSLIQKTLNLYLDGQATSDSVKVGQSFHSSWQLKGFREKEFVVVPKSKYLVGYKKRDVKPDYWSGRVVSIDFTNNAASAKVEISTAKLLFVDYFHLLKTDQGWFIVDKISTRTPHKTVEVEAKTKG, encoded by the coding sequence ATGAAAAAAGTGTTTTTGTTTATCGGATTAAGTCTGTTGTTTTTTAAATCAAATGCCCAAAGTCAAAATGCTACTGATGACTGGAGTTTGATTCAAAAAACACTAAATCTCTACCTGGATGGTCAGGCCACCAGTGACTCTGTTAAAGTAGGTCAGTCATTTCACAGCTCCTGGCAGTTGAAAGGCTTCAGAGAAAAAGAATTTGTAGTCGTTCCCAAATCGAAGTATCTGGTAGGATACAAAAAACGTGATGTTAAACCGGATTATTGGTCGGGTCGTGTCGTTTCTATTGATTTTACCAATAATGCTGCCAGCGCCAAAGTAGAAATAAGTACTGCAAAGCTATTGTTTGTGGACTATTTCCATCTTCTGAAAACAGATCAGGGTTGGTTTATTGTAGATAAAATTTCAACCCGTACTCCTCATAAAACGGTTGAAGTAGAAGCAAAAACAAAAGGGTAA
- the ccrA gene encoding crotonyl-CoA carboxylase/reductase, translating to MEKLLLELERDILLKDLYEMDECPPLGHTPALMHAYVIRPENHGTPYQAFQQEVVKTPKLGFNEVLVKVMAAGVNYNGLWAGLGEPASPTAFHGKDFHIAGSDASGIVWEIGEGLKNNPEFKFKVGDEVIVHCGQTCGICQECNGGNPMLCESQKIWGYETPYGSFAQYTKVRAQQLLQKPKHLTWAEAGGYMLTYATVWRMLYGFAPNDLKPGTNVLVWGGSGGLGASAIQLIKLAGANAVAVTSSDERGEKCLELGAVGYINRKKFNCWGALPDIGNKEEYKEYLKEVRKFGSAIWDILGKKVNPDIVIDHIGSQTLPVSTYVVKSGGMVVFCGATSGFNMSFDASFVWMRQKRIQGSHFASLSELYHANQLILQKKFHPVISDVFTWDELPLAHQKMLDNSVEYGNIVISLAS from the coding sequence ATGGAGAAATTATTACTTGAACTCGAAAGAGATATACTTTTAAAAGACTTATATGAAATGGATGAATGTCCGCCATTAGGACATACCCCCGCTTTAATGCATGCCTATGTCATCCGACCGGAAAATCATGGAACTCCTTATCAGGCGTTTCAGCAGGAAGTGGTTAAAACCCCTAAATTAGGATTTAACGAAGTTCTTGTTAAAGTGATGGCTGCCGGAGTAAATTACAATGGTCTTTGGGCCGGATTAGGGGAGCCAGCTTCGCCTACTGCATTTCACGGCAAAGATTTTCACATTGCAGGAAGTGATGCATCCGGAATAGTATGGGAAATTGGAGAAGGGCTAAAGAATAATCCGGAATTTAAATTTAAAGTTGGAGATGAAGTCATCGTACACTGCGGACAAACCTGTGGCATATGCCAGGAATGTAATGGTGGTAATCCGATGCTTTGCGAATCCCAGAAAATATGGGGTTACGAAACCCCTTACGGTTCCTTTGCACAGTATACCAAAGTTCGTGCACAACAATTATTACAAAAGCCCAAACACCTAACATGGGCAGAAGCAGGAGGTTATATGTTAACTTATGCCACAGTTTGGAGAATGCTCTACGGATTTGCTCCAAACGATTTGAAGCCCGGAACCAATGTACTGGTATGGGGTGGAAGTGGAGGATTGGGAGCTTCCGCCATTCAGTTAATTAAATTGGCAGGAGCAAATGCAGTAGCCGTTACTTCAAGCGATGAGCGCGGAGAAAAATGTCTCGAGCTTGGAGCTGTAGGTTATATCAATCGAAAAAAGTTCAATTGCTGGGGAGCTCTACCTGACATTGGTAATAAAGAAGAATACAAAGAATACTTAAAAGAAGTCAGGAAATTTGGAAGCGCCATTTGGGACATATTAGGTAAAAAAGTCAATCCTGATATTGTCATCGATCATATTGGCTCACAAACCCTTCCTGTAAGTACCTATGTGGTAAAATCAGGAGGTATGGTTGTTTTCTGCGGTGCTACATCAGGATTTAATATGTCTTTTGATGCCTCATTTGTCTGGATGCGACAAAAAAGAATACAAGGATCTCATTTTGCATCCCTGTCTGAATTGTATCACGCCAATCAATTGATTTTACAGAAAAAATTCCATCCTGTTATATCTGATGTGTTTACCTGGGACGAGCTGCCTTTAGCACATCAAAAAATGCTTGATAATAGTGTTGAATATGGAAACATTGTAATCAGTCTTGCTTCCTGA
- a CDS encoding 4'-phosphopantetheinyl transferase superfamily protein, which translates to MMQNSTHYLAFNDFESIPKIDLKEDEYYLFQYSSDSNLDQGILKYYLEFLPQKFRQEVLKYRRWDDRYNCLFGKLMVCMGSHILGNNTFEFDKIVKDIYGKPYMLDSSFNFNISHSGNTVVCVFSKQEIGVDIEEINEINYSLFENVFSTQEFAEINREGLDKFYEFWTRKESVIKAIGKGMSIPLTEIEINKGHVTYGEDTWYTKSFKIDNKFCSITTKYDQIKSRQTHVLF; encoded by the coding sequence ATGATGCAAAATTCGACACATTACTTAGCCTTTAATGATTTTGAATCCATTCCTAAAATAGATTTAAAAGAAGATGAATATTACTTATTTCAGTATTCAAGTGATAGTAATCTGGATCAGGGTATTTTAAAATACTATCTGGAATTTTTACCTCAAAAATTTAGACAGGAAGTACTTAAATACAGAAGATGGGATGACAGATACAACTGTTTGTTTGGAAAACTAATGGTTTGTATGGGATCTCACATACTGGGAAACAACACATTTGAATTCGATAAAATTGTTAAGGACATTTATGGGAAACCTTATATGTTAGACAGCAGTTTTAATTTTAATATTTCACATAGCGGCAATACAGTTGTATGTGTTTTTAGCAAACAGGAAATAGGAGTTGACATTGAAGAAATCAATGAAATCAATTATTCCTTATTCGAAAATGTATTTTCCACTCAGGAATTTGCAGAAATCAATCGTGAAGGATTGGATAAGTTTTATGAATTCTGGACCAGAAAAGAATCAGTAATCAAGGCAATAGGAAAAGGAATGTCTATTCCACTTACGGAAATTGAGATCAATAAAGGTCATGTAACCTACGGTGAAGATACCTGGTATACAAAAAGCTTTAAAATTGATAATAAGTTTTGTTCGATTACCACAAAGTACGATCAAATAAAATCCAGACAAACCCATGTCCTTTTTTAG